GATCTCCATGTGCTGGCTCGGGGCTATGGTGGATTGGATCAAAACCTTTCCTAAAACAGCGCGTAATCCCCGTAAGATCCTTGTGGTTCAGGGGACCGGCGATGGTACTGTCGACTGGCGCTACGATATGCGCGCTATCCGAGACCGTTTTCCACATTGCCACCGGGTGTTGATTCGCGGTGCTCGCCACCAGATGATCAATGAGACTCAGCCTTATCGACATCAGATATTGGCCGCCCTGGATGATTGGTTGAATCAATAGACCAAACGGGGCCGCTTTTTGTGCGCCCTTTATTCAATGGTATACATCGCCGTTACTTCCAATATATAAAACTGATGCCTTTTAGCAGAGCTGAAAGATTTAATTGGTTTAACAAGTGGTAATAATGGGAAATATTATTTCTAGAAAAATGGGAGCCTCCTACGATAGGCTTTCCCCGGTTATCAGGGGAGTTCATAGTGGCAAAAAAGTGATTGAGGGAGTGATACGTGTAGAACGAGGCGGCTTACTCGCTGATGTAATTTGTACTTTATTCAGGTTTCCCAAGCAGAATCATAACTGTTCTCTTCGTGTAGAGTGCCACCATTCCAGTGATAGCATTTTATGGGTACGTAACTTTGATGGGTTAATATTGAGATCTCATTTTTTTTCATCTGGAAATCTTTTGTGTGAGCAGATGGGGCTTTTGCGAATGTATTTCTACCCAGTGGAAAATGATGGGGTCCTGGAATATCGATTTCTCAAAACAAAATTTTTTGGAATCCCCCTGCCTAAGATATTTAGCCCTAAAATATATGCGCGCGAATATGAAGTGGATGGAGTTTACTGCTTTAGTGTAAAGGTTAGTATGTTCGCAGTGGGTAAGGTTATTGCCTACGGAGGAAGTATGGATGTTTTAACTACTTGATACAGTAAGAAAAATATTTCTTTGTTTTAAGGCGGCC
This DNA window, taken from Microbulbifer sp. GL-2, encodes the following:
- a CDS encoding DUF4166 domain-containing protein, giving the protein MGNIISRKMGASYDRLSPVIRGVHSGKKVIEGVIRVERGGLLADVICTLFRFPKQNHNCSLRVECHHSSDSILWVRNFDGLILRSHFFSSGNLLCEQMGLLRMYFYPVENDGVLEYRFLKTKFFGIPLPKIFSPKIYAREYEVDGVYCFSVKVSMFAVGKVIAYGGSMDVLTT